The window AACGAAGCGCTCGGGATCCTCGCCGCCTTCGCCCGTGTTGCTCTTGCCGCCGAGCCGGTTCATCGCGATCGCGAGGGTTTCGTGCGCCTCCTTGCCCAGCGCGCCGAACGACATCGCGCCGGTCGTGAAGCGCTTCACGATCTCCTTCGCCGGCTCCACCTCCTCCAGCGGAACGGGCGCGCCGGTCCGCAGATCGAGCAGCCCCCGAAGGGTCGAGCGCCGCCTTGACTCGTCGTCCACCAGCCGGCTGAATTCCTTGAAAGAGGCGTAACTGTTGTTCCGGGCGGCCCACTGGAGTTTGGAAATCGTTTCCGGATTCCAGTTGTGGCGTTCGCCCTGAATCCGGTAGTGATACTCGCCGCCGTAGTCCAGCTGCCGGATCGGCACGTTCTGATGGGCCGCCGTGTGTCGGCGCAGCACCTCCTCGGCCAGCGTCTCGATCCCGATCCCCCCGATCCGGGAGGCCGTCCCGGTGAAATACCGTTCGACGAGCTCGGCGCCCAGCCCGATCGCCTCGAAGATTTGGCCGCCGCAGTAGCTCTGGACGGTCGAGATCCCCATCTTGGAGAAGATCTTCAGCAAGCCCTTGTTGACGGCCTTGATGTATTTGGATTCGGCCGTCGGGGCGTCGATCGTCTCGGGCAAATAACCGTCGCGGACCATGTCGGTCAGGGTCTCGAAGGCCAGATAGGGATTGATGCTGCCGGCGCCGTAGCCGATCAGGCAGGCGAAGTGATGCACCTCACGCGCCTCGCCCGTTTCGACGATCAGGCCGACCTCGGTCCGGGAGCATTCCCGGACCAGATGATGATGGACGGCCGAAATCGCCAGGAGGCTCGGGACCGGCGCCCGTTCGGCGTCGACGCCGCGGTCGCTCAAGATGATGAAGTTGTATCCGGCGCGGATGGCCTCGGACGCCTGGCGGCAAAGCCGCTCTACGGCGTCGGCGAGTCCGCGGGGCCCCTCGGCCGCCGGGAACAGCATGCTCAGGGTCTGGCTCTTGAAATAGCCGTCCGCGATCGTCCGGATCTTTTCCAGGTCCGCGTTGGTCAGAATCGGCTGATTCACCTTGATGCGGCGGCAGGACTCGGGCGTCTCGCCCAGAAGGTTCGCCTTGGGACCGATGCTGGTCACGAGGGACATGACGAGCTGCTCGCGGATCGGATCGATCGGGGGATTGGTCACCTGCGCGAAGAGTTGCTTGAAGTATTTGAAGAGCAGCTGAGGCCGGTCCGAGAGCACGGCCAGCGGCGTGTCGGTGCCCATCGAACCGACGGGCTCCTCGCCGGTGATCGTCATCGGCATCATGATCATCTTCAAATCCTCGATGGTGTAGCCGAAGACCTGCTGCCGCTGCCGGAGCGTGACATGGTCCGGCTGCAGAACGTTCAGGGGCTCCGGAAGATCCTCGAGGTTGATCCGGTTGGCGGCGACCCACTGGAGGTACGGTTTGCGCGAGGCCATGTCGGCCTTGATCTCTTCGTCGTCGATGATCCGCCCCTGCGCCGTATCCACCAGAAACATCCGTCCCGGCTGCAGCCGGCCCTTGGTGCGAACCTCTTCGGGCGGGACCGGGAGCACGCCGGTTTCGGAGGCCATCACGACAAAATCGTCCTTGGTCACGACGTAACGCGCGGGACGAAGGCCGTTGCGATCGAGCGTCGCCCCGATCAGCTTCCCGTCGGTAAAACAGACCGCGGCCGGACCGTCCCAGGGCTCCTGCATTGCGGCGTGGTATTCATAGAAGCCGCGGCGCGCGAGATCCATGTTGGGATCGCCGGACCAGGCCTCCGGAATCAGCATCATCATGGCGTGGGGCAGCGACCGTCCGCCCATCACCAGGAACTCCAGGGCGTTGTCCAGGCAGGCCGAGTCGCTCTGGCCTTCGGAGATAATCGGATAGAGCTTTTTCAGATCGTCTCCGAACAAATCGGAGGACATCCGGCCCTCTCGGGCGTGCATCCAGTTGATGTTTCCCTTCAAGGTATTGATCTCGCCGTTGTGGCAGATATACCGGTAGGGGTGCGCGCGGCTCCAGGTCGGGAAGGTGTTGGTCGAAAAACGGGAATGGACCAGCGCCAACGCGCTCATCACGTTTTCATCCGCCAGGTCGGTATAAAAGAGCGGGATCTGGCTGGGCAAAAGGAGGCCCTTGTAAACGATGGTATTGGCGGAGAGGCTGGGAATATAAAATGTTTCCCGTCCCTCCAGAGCCGACCCGCGGACGGCGTTCTCGATCCGTTTCCGTATCACATACAGTTTTCGCTCAAACTCGGCCTCGGTTAAAATGTCCCTTGCGATGAAAAACTGACGGATATAAGGCAGGCTCTGCCGGGCCAGGTCGCCGATGTGCGCCTCCTTCACCGGCACATCGCGCCAGCCCAGAAGCCGTTGGCCCTCTTCATGGATGATTTTTTCGATCAGCTTTTCACAGGGCGCGCGCTGGGCGGGCACCGTCGGAAGGAAAACCATGCCGACGCCGTATTCCCCGGCCCCCGACAGTCGGATGCCCGCTTCCGCGCAGGCTCTTTTCAAAAATTCATGGGGAATCTGGAGCAGAATTCCAACGCCGTCTCCCGTGCAGGGATCGCAGCCGACGGCTCCACGATGGGCCAGATTCTCAAGGACCTGCAGCCCTTTTCGAACGATATCGTGCGATTTGCTGCCTTTGACATTAACAACAAATCCGATTCCGCAGGCCTCCTTTTCGAATTGAGGATCGTAGAGGCCCTGGCGCTCTGGAAGTCCGTTGAAATCCATCTACTTAAAATACTAAAAACCGCCCTCGGTGTCAATCATTTTTCCGGTAACTGCGGCGATATTTAAGACATTTCGGGGCGTGTTGAACGTTCGCGAGCCTGTTCTGGAAGAAGATGACCATTGGATCGTAGAACGGCACGTAGAGGCACTGAGGATTCGCCGGCCAGATCGCATAATATCCGGGCTCGACGATCACTTCCTGCTCCGGGGTCGAGACCAGGTTCCCCTGCGCATTGGCCATCGCCCGCAGGCGTTGGACGGATTCCATTACATCGGTGGATTGGTTCACGTAGGCTTGCCCCAAGGCGGTGGTCCAATCCATCTTGTCCGCCATCATGTCGAGGACCGCCGGATAATGCGCCACCGCTTTGACGCTGACGTCCCATGGCTGATCGTCGACGCCATCCTGTCCGTAGGCGCGCACATACCGCGCCGCTTCATCAATCTGATCCAGAAAAGTCGCGGCCGGGAGCATCTGGGCCAGCAGCGGATCGGGATAAAGCGCGATGGGCGCCAGCAGATTGTCCAACTGCTCCGGAGAGTAAGTCGCGTAAGACGACTCATCCTGGGCCAGGGCAACGGCGCCACGGAGTCCCGGGCTTTCCCCGCCCCCGAGCGGCGGCTCGCTTAATAAGCACAGCACGGCCGATACGATCAAAATATATCGCATGACCTCATCCTTGTCGTCCGGGATCGTTCGTCTTCTTTGAGTCGACCGAAATTATAGCATAACCGTCCGGGACCGGATCTACTCACGTATTTTATACGGCCCTGCGCGTTCACCGATAGAGAACGTCCTAAACGAGCCTGGCGGCTGTCGCTTCAATCAGGCGTCCTTGAACCCGACCGGATGCCGTGAACCAAACCGGACGGCGCTCCGGGAGCTTCTTTGTCGGCATCCGACCAACCGCCTCCAAGAGCGACAAAAAGCGCGACGGTGTCCTGCAACCGCTGGGCGTGCGCCTGGAGATAACCGATCTTCGCCTGATGGTACTGATCGTTTGCGACTAGAATTTGCAAATAGCTGGCGACGCCCGCCTGGTAATTGGCCTGCACCAACCGCAAGGCGTGCTCCGATGCATCGAGCGCTTGAGCCTGGGCCTGCACCGCTTCGGCGTCATGTTCCAAGGCCCGGAGGGTGTCGGCCACTTGAGCGAACGCGCTCAGGACGGATTGACGATAGTTGGCCAGAGACTGCTGGTACGCTTCCATGGCCGCTTTCCGCTCAAACCATAACGTCCAGCCATGGAACAGCGGGGCCGTAAGGTTCGCGCCCAGGCTCCAAAAGCCGCTCGTCGACTTGAAGAGATCGGGTGCCGAGGTGTTGTTCAATCCGTAACTGCCGTTCAACGTGAAGCTCGGGAACAACGCGGCCGTGGCCACGCCGATATCGGCGCTCGCGCTATGCAGCAGAGCCTCGGCCGCGAGGATATCGGGACGTTGATGGACCAACTCGGAGGGTAGGGTAATCGGCAGGTCGCCCGGAAGCGTGAGGTCGGCCAACTCGATCTGGATCGGATCCCATTCCGCGGGTACGCGACCGACCAGCGTGGCCAGCAAATGCTCCGCCTCGCTCCGCCTCTGCTCCAGCGGTGGGAGCGTTGCTTCCGTAGCCGCGAGCTGAGTTCGGAGGCTCAGAACATTCAAATAGGGCACCGTGCCCGCCTGCGCCTGTACTTCGGTAATCCTGACTTGTTCCTTCAGTAAACCGATGATCTCCTCGGTAGCCTTGATCTGGGTCGTGTAGGCCGCAAGAGCGATTACGGTATTCACAATATTTCCCGACAGGGAAAGGTATGTCGCCAGAACCGCATCGCGTTGAAAATCCACCTGGGCTTCCAGGCTCTCTACGGCGCGGCGATTACCGCCGAATACGTCGAGAGAATAGCCGACCGTAGCCGAGAGCGTGTAGAGATTAAAGAGGCTGGCCGGGGCACTGCTGCCAATGCGGGCCGGGGAGAACTTCTGGCGCTCAGCGCCCAAATTGCCGTCCACTTCCGGATAAAACACCCCATAACCGGCCAGCAGGTTGTTCTGGCTTTGGCGCAACCGAGCTTGTGCTGCATGAAGATCCGGATTTTCCGTGACCGCCTGGTTGATCAGGGCATCCAGTTTTGTCGAGTTAAGAAAGCGCCACCAATCCCCGGGCATCTTACCACCCGGTTCAAAGTGCTGGGCCTGACCGTCTGCTGAAATGCTTGCGGTCGGCTCTGTGCCATGGGTGTAGCGGTCGACGGGCGGCGGCTTGGGACGAACAAAGTCCGGTCCCAGGGCACATCCCATCGCCGACAGCAGGCCGACCGTGCACAGACAGATCCTTCCGACCTTTCTTCGTGTTTTGGCCGCCGGGGCGCCCGCCGCTCTACAGGCCTTCCGAAGTCCTTCGTTCCGTTTCATTTCTCTCCGATGTACACGTCCACCAACTGACCGGGATATACATGAATATCCTTGGGGCGCTGAAACCTGAAGATCACCGGCAAGACGCGCACGTCAACCCTTTCCGTCCGCTGATTCGATAGCTCAATTTTGGGGGATACGTAAGGCTGTACCCGGACAAATTCCAGAGGAATGCTGGTATCGGTGCCTCGAATGAACATCCGCGCGCTCATTTGAGAGGCTTGGGGCAGTCTATGGATGAGGATCTCGTCGATATAACATCGGATGCCGATATACTCTTCCGAACTGCCCATGACGATGACGGGGCTAAATCCCTGCGTGTAGGTCTCGTAGGCACCCTGCGAGGAGATGTAGCCGCCCACCGCGGCCGCGATGGATAAAATCACCCCATCGGCCGGGGCGGTGAGGGTGTACTTCGCCAAGAGAGCGTTTGAGGCCGTGTAGGCTTTGGACAACGCATTCGCCTGCTTCTCCTGGCTTTGGACATCGTAACTCCAGGCGCCGGCTTTGGTGAGTTCATACTGCCTCTCGACGACTTCGAGATTGGCCTTGGCGACATTGACGGTATTCTCCGCGTTGTCCAAGGTATCCTTGCTCACGGACTGCGGGTCCAGTTCAAACGACCTCAATTGCTTGGCCAACTGGTCCTGCGCACTTTTCAGGTTTGCGCGGGCCAACTCTACCTGGGCCGTGGCCACTTCCAAGGTTTCTTTTCTTGGCTGGGCCCTGAGTTCTTCCAGCAAGGAGAGGGCCGCCTCGGCTTGAGACTTCTGCTGCTCGGCCGTAGCCCTTTGAACCGAATCATCGATTTTCAGCAGAGGGGTTCCCTTGTTCACGATATCTCCTTCGGCCACCAGAATTTGTGTGACCCTCCCGGAGACTTCAGGGTACAGGTTGATATTTTCTCCGGTGGATTGGTAGCTTTCGATGATGCCATTGACATAGATGCCTTTTTCGTAGGGATTCGTGGCGGGGTTGAACACGGGAGGCAGCGGCTTTTTTTGAATGCCGTACACATAGGCGCTGATCAACCCCGCGATGATCCCCAGGACCGAGAGGAAAAAGACCACCCTATTTCTCACCGGGACCTCCCTTGATGACCCCCGCAATCTTTCCGTCTTCCATCTTTAAAATTCGATCCGAATACTCGTAGATCCGATCATCATGGGTCACAATGATAATCGACCTTCGTTCGTTCAGGACATTCCGCTTGATGAAATCGACAATTTTTCTTCCCGTATCCCCGTCCAAAGATGCGGTCGGTTCGTCAAACACCAGAATATCCGGACGGCCGGCAATCGCTCTTGCAATCGCCACCCGTTGCTGCTCACCGCCGCTCAGCTTGACCGGAGGAAGATGCGCCCGTTCCTTGAGGCCCACGATTTCCAAACATTCGGCCGCCAGCTTGATCGCTTCATTCCAGTCCTGTTTTTTTAAAATCAGGGGAATGGCCACATTTTCAACGGTGGTCAGTCTTGGAAACAGATGATAATCCTGAAACACGAAACCAATCGTATTGAGCCTGAAATCCGCAATCTGCTCGCTGGTCAGGTTCCAGATCTCCTTCTCCTCCACCACGACGGATCCCGAATTCGGTTTCAGAATTCCAGAAATCATACTCAACAATGTGGTTTTGCCGCTTCCCGACGGCCCGACGATGTACAGCATCTCCCCGAAGTAGGCTTCAAAGCTGGCTTCCCTCACCGCAATAGTTCTGGCCGCTCCCTCTCCAAACCATTTGACCAGCTGGTCCGCTTTCACCGCCAAATTAGCCAAGTTATCCCCGGAAGATATCAAAGGGTTCGATCTTAAGGACTTTGCGAATTCCAATATAGCTTGAAGCGGCGATAATGATGAGGACCATGATCAGCGCGAGACCAAGGTTTCCGTACCGGATCGTCGCCGCATAATCCGGCAATCTCAGCTTGGCAATGGCGATTAATAGAGCGCACAGGCCGACCCCCAGACCATATCCGGTCAAACCCGTAAAAGCCGCTTGAAACAGGATCATGTAAATGAGTTCGTGTTCTTTAGCCCCGATCGCCTTGAGTGCGCCGAATTTCTCAAGATTCTCCAGGATAAACGTATAAAAGGTCTGGCCGGAAATCGACAGCCCCACGATGAAGCTGATGATCGTCATAATGAATAAATTTGTTCCTAAACCTGTCTGGAATATATAAAACCTGCTTATTTTTTGAACAAATTCTTCCTTCGTCAGGGCCCGGTAGCCAAGTTGTTCCACCTGTTTTTCAATGTAGGGTATGACTTCATTGCTCTTCGGCTCGACCATAATGTAGGAGATCGTAAATCTTGTAGAGGGAATGTACTGGAGCGCTCTGTTAAAGGTCGTGTATAGAGTTGGGACCCCAAACAACCCGCTTACAGGCACTGTGGCAATCCCGACGACAACGCCCAGGTGGTCGTTTAATTCAAATTCCGAACCGATCTTGGGATTTTCGAGCTTGCCGAACTCCGCATCCTTAACAACGATAAATGAGTTTTCTGCAAAGATGTCCTCGATATGTCCTTCCAGAAGCTCCGGCCGGCCGTACAGAGTGGCGTCGTCCAACCCGATCACGCTAACCGATTGATAGAGACCGCTTCGGAGCTTCAACAGGGCCCCTCCGGAATATAATGGCACGGCATAATTGACTCCGTTAATACTGCGAACATAATCCAGCACATAATCCGGAATCGGGATGGTATTGGCCACCGTATTGACCGCCGGATCCATCACCCAGATTTTGGCTCCGATATTGGTGACGGTGGCGGACGACCGGGACAGGATTCCGGAAAACAGAGAGGTCATCTGAACCATCAAGAACGCGGCAAACGCGATCCCGACGATCAGCGCTGAAAATTTCGCCCGGTCGTTGACCAACAATTTATATGCGATTTTTAGGATCCCTATCACGGATCCTCTCGCAGGACACTGACATCCAACGCGTCACTCCCTGGGCTCCCAGATTTTCTTTAAAGCGTCCAAAGGTACAAATGGGAACTGGATCATAAAAAAACCACTCTTTAGCAAGTACGCTAAATCAGACGCGATTGTCAAGAGAAGAGAATCAAATTCTCAATGCGTGGGAGAATAAGTCTGTCTAGGATGAACGGTGAACTTCCGACCGATCCTTGATAAAAAAAGGCGGCTGCCCTATAATGACTCAAATCATCTATAATATAGGAGCAAGGAGACTTTCATGGCCAAGGAACTGAGCGAGCACGGATACGATCGGGAAGAAGAATATTTCTACAAAAAAAACAAAGAACTCCTGGACAAGATGCGCGCCGAGCTGGATGCCAAGCGGGCCGAGCAGGAGGCCAAGGGCGCGCAGAATCCGCACTGGATGAAATGCCCCAAATGCGGCCAGGACATGGAAGAGGTTCCTCTGGCCGGGATCAAGGCGGACCAATGCACGAACTGCATGGGGATCTATTTCGACAAAGGAGAGTTGGAACTTCTCCTGGGTTCGCAGGAGCCCAAAGGATTTCTGGGCGGCCTGAAACGGCTATTTAAAAGATGAGACTGCCGATCGGCGAAAAGGGCCCCGATTTTTCCCTGCCCGGAGTGGACGGCAAGACCTACACCTTGCAAAGCTTCTCGGGCAAACCCGTCCTGGCGGTGATGTTCACCTGCAATCACTGTCCCTACGTCCAGGCCTACGAAGACCGTCTGATCGCGATCCAGGAAGACTATGCCGACCGCGGCGCGCAACTGGTGGCGATCAACGCCAACGAAACAAAAAATTATCCGGAAGACAACTTCCCCAAAATGGTCGAACGGGCCAAAACCAAAGGCTACAACTTTCCTTACCTAAGAGACGAAGACCAGTCCGTCGCCGAAGCCTACGGCGCCCATTACACGCCCGAGATCTTTGTCCTGGATCGGGAACGTCGGCTCCGTTACACCGGCCGGATCGACGACAACTGGCAGAACCCGAAGGCGGCCAAATCCCGAGACCTTCGCGACGCCATGGAGGCCCTGCTCGACGGGCGCGCCGTTTCCCAACCGGAGACGCACGCGTTCGGATGCACCATTAAGTGGGCTAAACCGTAGCAGGCAAGACCCTCCGGAGAGCCAAATGAAAGAGGGCGACCGTTTTCAACGGGCGTTTGAGGATGCCGCCATCGGCATGGCCCTCCTGGCCGTGGAGCCGCTCGGCCGATACATCGAGGTCAATCCGACCTTCTGCCGAATGACCGGTTACACGCGGGAAGAACTGCTCGCCCGAAATTTCCAAAGCATCACGGCCTCTCAAGACATCGACAGGAACGTCGAGCAGTTGCAACCGCTCTTGCGGGGAAGCATCCCCTCCATCCAACTGGAAAAACGGTACGTCCGCAAAGACGGAGGTTTGTTTTGGGTCCGCTTGAACGTTTCCCTCGTCCGAGACGACCGGGCCCAACCCTTGTACTTCATTGTCCAAGTCGAAGACATCGACGACCACAAACAGACGGAAGAGGCGTTGCGCGACTCCGGTCAACTCAATGAACAAATCATTCGGAGCGCCCGCGAAGGCATTGTTGTTCATGATCGCGAGCTGCGATACCGGGCCTGGAATCCCTACATGGAGGAGATGACCGGCCTGCGGTCGGAGTGGGTGTTGGGAAAACATCCCCTCGAGCTGGTTTCCATTCAGCGAGAGCACGGAAGACACATCCTGACCGAAGAAAACGTAAAAGAAATCCTGGACGGCCTGACCCGGGCCATGGCCGGCGAAACCGTCACGCGGCGGGACCTCGCGGTGATGTTAAAACAGGCCGGGCAAACAACGTGGAACTCGGTCCGATACGATCCGCTTAAAAACGCGCAGGGCGAGATCACGGGTGTGATCGTCACGGCGAGGGACATCACGGAGCGCAAGCGGGCGGAAGAGGCCTTGCGGGAGTCGGGTCAATTCAACCAGCAAGTGGTCGCCAATGTCCGAGAGGGCATCATCGTTTATGATCGCGATTTGCGGTATTTGGTTTGGAATCCGTTCATGGAGGAGCTGACCGGCTTGCGGGCCGAGAAGGTTCTGGGGAAACGGCCGAGGGATTTATTGTCGATTTACCAAGAGGAGCACGGCAAGCTTCTGATGGAAAAAGAGACCGTGGAAGCCATCGAGGCCAGCATCCAACGGGCGATGGCCGGGGAGACTTTTTCGTATCTGGATATCCCGTTTTTGATCAAGCCGTACGGCGAGACGGGCTGGACCTCGGTGCGGTACGGTCCGTTCCGCAACGCCCAGGGCGATATCGTCGGCGTCATCGCAACGGTGAGGGACATCACCGAGCAGAAACACCTGGAGGAACAGCTGCGCCATGCCCAAAAACTGGAAGCGGTCGGCCAATTGGCCGGAGGGGTCGCGCACGAATTCAACAACATGCTGACGGCCATCATGGGGAATCTCGACCTGGCGATCGATCAAATACCCGCGGCATCGGATCAGCGGTCCATCCTGACCGCGGCGTTGCAGGCGGCCCGCCGGGCCGCGTCGCTGACGCAACAGTTGCTCACCTTCAGTCACCGGAGTCCCATGGACCTTCAACCCCAGGACCTCGGCGCCATAGCCAACGACGTCGCGCACCTCCTGCGCCAAACCTTTGATCGACGGATCGAGGTCACGGTCCACGCCGCCGGAGACCTCTGGACGGTTCTCGCGGATGCCGGGCAGATGCACCAAGTGATCATGAACCTCTGCGTCAACGCACGGGATTCCCTGGTCGACTGCATAAACGGAGCGGTTCGGGAACCCGTTCCGGCCGGCTGGGCCCCCCGCATCGTCATTGCGGCGGAAAACGTCCGGATCGATGACGCCTACTGCAAGCTGCACCTCGACGCCCGGCCCGGAGAATACCTTCGCTTCTCGGTCAACGACAACGGCTACGGCATCGAAGAAACGATCAGCCATCGCATTTTCGAACCGTTCTTCACCACCAAAGAAGTCGGACGGGGCACGGGACTCGGCCTGGCCACGGTTTACGGAATCATGAAGCAGCATCAAGGCTGGATCGATCTGTCCAGCGCCAAATTTAAGGGTACGACCTTCAAGCTCTATCTCCCCCGCACCCACCGGACGGCGGGCCCGACGCCCCCGAAGGCCGCGCGGGGAGAAGAGCCCGCGCGCGGGACCGAAACCATCCTGTTCGTCGACGATGAAGCCCCCATTCGCCGCCTGGGCCAGACGATCCTGGAGCATCACGGATATACCGTGCTGCTGGCCAAAGACGGCGAGGAAGCGATCGAAGTTTTCAAGCGGGAACACGGCCGGATCAACCTGGTCGTGCTGGACTTGACGATGCCCCGCATGTCGGGACATGAGGTTCTCAGACAGCTTCTTCACCTGGACCCGGCCATGCGCTTCCTGATCTCAAGCGGCCATCAAACGCCGGGGACCTCGACCGAACTCCAGAATCTCGGGATGATCGATCTCGTCCCCAAACCCTACAGCCCAGACGAACTCGCGCACAGCGTGAGAAAGCTCCTGGACGCCGCCCTCCCTCCGAGAGAAGTTCGGTAGAGACAACCCTCTTGATCATCCCGTTCGACGCCTGTATAATGAACCTCGCTCTTCTGCGAATACCGAACGAACAACGTGAGCGGGACGGGGAGGCGGATCAGATGCAAGATGCAGGAGGATGGATGCCGGTGAAAAATCGCTTCATCACCCGCATCCTTCATCCGGGACGAAGCCCCCGTAGTCGGGCGGCGACGCGATCCCCTACAAAATAGATCGGAGGAACGAATGGCCGAAGTGAAGTGCGTGCATTGCGGACTGACCCGCGAGGGAATAACGGGATACGCCTACGGAGGACAGCTCGAAGCCGAGATCAAGTCGAAGATCTGCGGCGTCTGCTGGCAGGAATGGAAAGGCATGTCGATCAAGATCATCAACGAATACCGCC of the Nitrospiria bacterium genome contains:
- a CDS encoding PAS domain S-box protein, coding for MKEGDRFQRAFEDAAIGMALLAVEPLGRYIEVNPTFCRMTGYTREELLARNFQSITASQDIDRNVEQLQPLLRGSIPSIQLEKRYVRKDGGLFWVRLNVSLVRDDRAQPLYFIVQVEDIDDHKQTEEALRDSGQLNEQIIRSAREGIVVHDRELRYRAWNPYMEEMTGLRSEWVLGKHPLELVSIQREHGRHILTEENVKEILDGLTRAMAGETVTRRDLAVMLKQAGQTTWNSVRYDPLKNAQGEITGVIVTARDITERKRAEEALRESGQFNQQVVANVREGIIVYDRDLRYLVWNPFMEELTGLRAEKVLGKRPRDLLSIYQEEHGKLLMEKETVEAIEASIQRAMAGETFSYLDIPFLIKPYGETGWTSVRYGPFRNAQGDIVGVIATVRDITEQKHLEEQLRHAQKLEAVGQLAGGVAHEFNNMLTAIMGNLDLAIDQIPAASDQRSILTAALQAARRAASLTQQLLTFSHRSPMDLQPQDLGAIANDVAHLLRQTFDRRIEVTVHAAGDLWTVLADAGQMHQVIMNLCVNARDSLVDCINGAVREPVPAGWAPRIVIAAENVRIDDAYCKLHLDARPGEYLRFSVNDNGYGIEETISHRIFEPFFTTKEVGRGTGLGLATVYGIMKQHQGWIDLSSAKFKGTTFKLYLPRTHRTAGPTPPKAARGEEPARGTETILFVDDEAPIRRLGQTILEHHGYTVLLAKDGEEAIEVFKREHGRINLVVLDLTMPRMSGHEVLRQLLHLDPAMRFLISSGHQTPGTSTELQNLGMIDLVPKPYSPDELAHSVRKLLDAALPPREVR
- a CDS encoding Fe(2+)-trafficking protein, producing MAEVKCVHCGLTREGITGYAYGGQLEAEIKSKICGVCWQEWKGMSIKIINEYRLDLNDPHANKILMDQMRGFLNMPSAEGQPK